tTCTTTATAAAACAACCAAATTTTTATATGGAAAGAAATCAGACACTTGACAATACATACTACAATTGACGTAAATAGTATAAAGTGAAATAAAGGATTTCTTTTTGTACATAACGCATCATATGGCCTATATTATAGTTGTCAATAATCAAACAAGTTCGGCTTGGAAataattccttttttctttttttcttttttgatcaGGGAAATATTTCTTACCCATGTATAGCTtctcattataaaaataataatggattAATAAGCTgaatattgataaattattagttgtataaaaaactattaagaagtgactaatttaataatttaattattctaACAcatgtgaaaatgtgtgttagaataatagttaaaaaaatttaattcaccATTTTCTAATAGTTGAAGTTTTTGGGACAAATTGAAGTTTATCAAGAATGATTTGCAATGTTCTAACTGTTTGGATAAACTTATTTCATCGGTTTTGTTGGAAAGCAGAAGTGATAAACATTAAAACAAGTAATTTGTTTATAAGCGTACCTTTTCATTCCTTAGATTCACAAATTAACATGATTTATATAAGGGTTCTGCAATGCCTTTCATATATGGAAAATCATtgagtttatcaaaaaaaagaaaaaagaaaaaaaagagtatcgTTGAGATTCGTatggtgatttttttataaaaacaaaacacactACATTCACAACTTAAATGCTCTAATgaaattgaagagaaaaatgagagagatatTTGTTTGTGTGTTGTTCTCTTCAACATCACACACTTAGAATAATCATCATCTATCCAAATGAGCCATTACTCTGTTTATATAAACATATCCATTCCTTCATGAAATGTCACAGCACTCTTGATAGCGGTAATTAACCATTGCCAAATGTTGTGACCCATCGTCAAGGGTCACTTTTTCACCAAGAATCACACTCTATTATGgtttgaaatttaataaaaaacaaacaaattacaatttttttttcttctgatgtattaatttaaattcaaatttattaactttttttaatttattttttatttttatgtaacatgtattattttttctttaaaaggcaaattacaactttggttgaaatttaagttgcctatttgtggtttgaaatttatCATTGTACCTAGTTGAAGTTAGCTCCATTAGACTTCTGTAACCCACTTATAGCTTTTTCATTTGAGAACAACTTTTAACATCAGAACATAACATAAAATGGATCAAAAAGCGGAGTATTTGAGTTGAAACTTAGTATATACTTTCACAATCCAAATTTTACACTACCCGATATATCACAAGACACAAATCACAAGAAGTCAATAACACTACTCTTTATAGTCCTTAGCTTCATTAATTTGGCACTtcgtttgagagagagatttttctttggacaataaaataaacaaacaacaaccaaacttttttaaattgagaaaaaaataaaccatataaaaaattttcatttgtagCTTACTGGCTCCCGTTGCCATGAAATTTTTCATCTCAGTTGCATAACTGCATTAGAAACAAAACCTTCACCACCTCAAATATTTGGCTTGGAAGTTAGAAACTCACTATGTCATTTATGCTCCACTATAAGCCCTCCATCGCAAAACCAAACCAGGATATTACGCCTAATCTCAAAAAATTCATGGCCCTAAACCCAAGGCTCCAAACTCACCATTAATGAATCCCATACAATCATTTAACAATTTTAGCCGAAACCAAAACTCCTCACCCAAATCCACCATTAATGAACCCCATATACCAAATCGAACACAAACCCCAACTTCCTTTCTTAGATTAGCCATGGAGTTGCAATGAAGGCCTGAGAGAACCATTGTCTTAAATGGTGGCAGTGAATGGAGTAGCAGTGAATGATAATATCGGAGGTGCAAGAAGCTTCGACCATGGGTTCTTTGGAtgagatagaagagagagaaaggtatCTTCAAACCCTAGTTTTCTGATCCATTTCATGTTATGTTTTGATGTTAAAAGTTGTTTTTGTGGACGCcccccaaaaatttgaaattttcggGTTTTGTCGCACATTGGGTCCTTGGCGACGTGACTCTTGTGTGCTTGTGTATCTAGAGTGAGGTGTGTGTATGTGAgtccttttttcttatttttattttaggagacCACCAACCATTGGTTTTGTATTATGTGTGATTTATCATCTAGatgtctaattttattttaagttactTAGTTAACTAAACCAAATTTTAAAGGTTCATTAATTAAGGTAAACCAAAAGTCTTTAAACTAAAGATCTTGGACTTGGAAGTTTGGCTACGTGTGGGAAGATGTTAGACACCCCACAACACCCatccaaaaatagtttttctttttaatttaggcgaaaaacacattttggtccctacattttagcACGATTCCTACTTTGgtacctaaattttatttttaccgcttttagtccttGTTTAGAAAAACGCCCtctgttttagtcctttccgtcagtgccgttagggcattgacctacgtggcaaacggaattattaaaataataataaaaaattttattttgtcattaaaaaatgccaagtcagcatttaaattaaaaaaaaaatttattaaatttaactaaaaaaaaaaaaacagaaataaaaataaaaaatcacattaattaagATTAAAGTGTGTCTTGAGctagaacaacaagaacacatacacaaacccagaaattaaaattcaaaaattaaaatttgggttcaaaatatacatttcttgaaactttttgtttttacgTTACTAATAGTCTAATACTACTAGACTCAGATAgtctcaagaaaaagagaaaataaataaagacaaagGAACTAATTAAAGGGGTGAAAAACACCGTCATAATAAAATAGGTCAGACCAGCATTCACTTCATTCATTCATGTCATTCAAAGCCACAAAGGAGGCGGCTCGTTGAGATTGACAGGCAAACCACGCCGCACGAGACCCAGAAACGACGCCATGGCGGAGCTCTCAGGGACATGATGTGTGGGTCCGGCGGAAGCGACAGTAACAGCAGAGGCGGAAGCTTGAGGTTCTCGCTTAACTTGATACGAAGAAGACGGGTCAGATTTGGTGGCGACACAGTTGATGTCTTTGAGAACACCAGTGTATAAAAACTCGCCGAGTGCGAGTTTGTTGGAGGAGGGAAGGTtgagattgagagggagagGAAGCCCACCGCCGCAGCCTATGGTGGCTGGAATTGTTGGCGAAAAGTTCGTCTTAGCTTTGGCTCCACGGAGCGAACGAGTGGCACCGTCGTAAGCGAGTGCAGCTTCTTCGGGTGTGTCGAATGTACCCAACCAAACCCTAGTCTTCTTCCATGggaacttaatttttttttttttgaatctataTCTGGGTTtgctttttaaagtttaaagcattactgagtttttttcttttatgttgttGTCATGTacagtgtgtgtttgggttgtTTTTGCAGTTTATTTTGTCTTTCACGTGGCCCCGATTGGAACATTTCCAAACTTTCATGTGTATgtgatgattttgaaaattttaatttttgaattttaatttctgggtttgtgtatgtgttcttgttgttcttgctcAAGACACACTTTAATcttaattaatgtgattttttatttttatttctgttttttatttagttaaatttaataaattattttttaaaatttaaatgctgacttggtattttttaatgacaaaataaaattttttattattattttaataattccctttgccacgtaggtcagtgccctaacggcactgatggaaaggactaaaacagaaGACGTTTTTCTAAacagggactaaaagcggtaaaaataaaatttatggacCAAAGTAGGAATCATgcgaaaatgtagggaccaaaatgtgcttttcgcctttaatttatttcaaacattaactttttattaaaaaatataataattggcattttgatttttttttgaaaaagtttttttttttttgcaaacaaTGTACATAAATATACATGTGATTAAATATGTACCATACAACTAACATGTGAATATTAACTCCAAAGAATATATACAATCAAGACGTGAGATATATACATAGGTAGCATGTGAGACAACATACAAGTATATTTTACAATAGCATGTGAgtatttatttactattagCTAGCATGTGAATACTATATGctatacaaaaataaatcacaacaTAAAAGAAAGAGGGTTAGAAGAGTAGCACCTTGTTgttttcctccattttcttatttttttatcatgCAAAAAGATAACAAAGGAAACTCATTAATGCTAAGAAATATTAGGACAATGTAAGCTTATAGGGCGTTTAAAGACTCAAGAGAATGTGCTTAAATAGAAATCCTCAAACTACAACTATTCTAAGAAAAGACTTGAAATTAAAGTGCATAAAAAGTTACATcgttaacttttattattttgaaaaaacaccttttattttagaaaagatttttttttgaaaagttttgagaaacgtgttaggacatatatgaaaattgttagagacatatgttatgtaaattagctaatcctttgacaaaacgcactttacttgtaattggatagatctaggatatgtttagtatttcaagaaacaagtgttcaagtttagtattgaagccatgcaaatctgtccaagaaacaagtgaaaaagtgttgttcattaaatctcgacaaatATCTCGACAGAATCAtatctgttaggttctaaggatttaggatctaaatgttttagaatttcaatatgtaatgttggcaaaccatgataaaAACTTAGATTCTAgagctcaaagtatgtttattgtgaaattggaattaagtaattgcaaaaaattactgttcactttctgcaaggctcgatcgatcgaaactcgtgcagaattttttttgtagaattttccaactcagcccaag
The DNA window shown above is from Quercus lobata isolate SW786 chromosome 7, ValleyOak3.0 Primary Assembly, whole genome shotgun sequence and carries:
- the LOC115951546 gene encoding ethylene-responsive transcription factor 12-like, producing the protein MAVTLGLKYRFKKKKIKFPWKKTRVWLGTFDTPEEAALAYDGATRSLRGAKAKTNFSPTIPATIGCGGGLPLPLNLNLPSSNKLALGEFLYTGVLKDINCVATKSDPSSSYQVKREPQASASAVTVASAGPTHHVPESSAMASFLGLVRRGLPVNLNEPPPLWL